The proteins below come from a single Pleuronectes platessa chromosome 3, fPlePla1.1, whole genome shotgun sequence genomic window:
- the LOC128432718 gene encoding ATP synthase membrane subunit K, mitochondrial, which produces MPTSPVKTRIPLTSFGHMITEVKKQLFGIEAPASSELTGWRKYFNSYTLQGRRNSVLATYGVLVLSAAAYMMHRQSKKETSSPTA; this is translated from the exons ATGCCGACGTCACCGGTGAAAACGCGGATCCCTCTGACCAGCTTCGGTCACATGATCACTGAGGTGAAG aagCAGCTGTTTGGCATCGAGGCCCCGGCTTCTTCGGAACTGACTGGTTGGAGGAAATACTTCAACAGCTACACGCTGCAGGGGCGCCGAAAC AGCGTCCTGGCTACGTATGGAGTCCTGGTCCTTTCAGCCGCTGCCTACATGATGCACAGACAAAGCAAAAAAGAAACGTCCAGCCCCACGGCCTGA
- the LOC128432630 gene encoding suppressor of cytokine signaling 1 produces MVQPMVKRRILLYRMVRAKPDKPGEQSQKDKCAAETQSQLPEEPVGPEQNPELVGPGRQELKERQLESLHWNNGEEDPEPWLQLVSGGEADCVPTHLRPFCSHAEYVLVKGTYQQLRHSGYYWGAMTMEEAHSILTHSSLGTFLIRDSGQPDVFFTLSYQSEDGPTSVRVQLNDLLFSLQGSQKKYPSLFALLTYYTSSSCKLTVPYRRQRPESLRQSCRRAFVRTYGAENVGSLPGLSRQVRNYIHAYPHCT; encoded by the exons ATGGTGCAACCGATGGTCAAGAGAAGGATTCTCCTGTATAGGATGGTCCGAGCAAAACCGGATAAACCAGGTGAACAGAGCCAAAAAGATAAGTGTGCAGCGGAGACACAGAGTCAACTCCCCGAGGAACCTGTCGGCCCCGAACAGAACCCAGAGCTCGTGGGACCAGGCCGCCAAGAGCTGAAGGAGAGGCAGCTTGAGTCACTGCACTGGAACAACGGAGAGGAAGACCCTGAACCCTGGCTCCAG CTGGTCAGCGGAGGCGAGGCCGACTGCGTGCCCACACACCTGCGTCCGTTCTGCAGCCATGCAGAGTACGTACTGGTGAAAGGCACGTACCAGCAGCTCAGACACAGTGGTTACTACTGGGGGGCGATGACCATGGAGGAGGCGCACTCAATACTGACACACTCATCACTGGGCACCTTCCTTATCAG GGACAGCGGCCAGCCGGACGTCTTCTTCACCCTGAGCTACCAGAGCGAGGACGGCCCGACGAGCGTCCGCGTCCAGCTGAACGACCTCCTCTTCAGTCTGCAGGGCAGCCAGAAGAAGTACCCGTCCCTGTTCGCCCTGCTCACCTACtacaccagctcctcctgcaagCTGACGGTGCCCTACCGGCGGCAGCGTCCGGAGAGCCTGAGGCAGTCGTGCAGGAGGGCGTTCGTTCGTACGTACGGAGCCGAGAACGTAGGCAGCTTACCCGGACTGAGCCGGCAAGTTAGAAACTATATCCACGCCTACCCGCACTGTACATAG